One genomic window of Hemitrygon akajei chromosome 1, sHemAka1.3, whole genome shotgun sequence includes the following:
- the LOC140740546 gene encoding uncharacterized protein, whose translation MTPWKTLIWVGVMFLGKAPMAEAGRGGDACGANIILNADPHTGRTFQFDLCDVINCWGDKKAWTGYNVYMCPFTLGYPNPWVKECSAWINVWWWTGPDQSWLDNRPNNRGSSKPYYEFKRKVSLYRGSVWGRKQGVNPLILTLKEEIHNPFSMKGWSSQTCSTRRGSEVREHGAGGVLYLIIRADVTGRDPWGIIRINLGTHTDPGLGPTASPVLVKSSDTNKITPREYIAIETGYVEANAWVDRVVQYTTQAAIGDCWVCATGKPTLLMSPSPFEEGNDTFRCALELMSLTNPSAECKSWETYFPMAPANVTPPAFRVDPIRNITCVTNLSPSDQPYRVGNLPDSACSTWISLTGTENATMLTVSRADLWWYCGKRVLYNWLPVNWEGTCTLITLNVPLFIAAKNPGDNTLNPIPDEIGRWYRNKRALTERGERNPDGIWIDAIGQARNIPDEYKLADEVAAGFESFPLFSAIFPITTNKNVNRINLIHYNVQRLANLTRDIAEAVHEQLSQTSLMTLQNRIAIDMILAEKGGVCALFGDMCCMTIANNTGPDGSLTKGLSKLRSLANELKQQSGVNNPVLNWLKQCKK comes from the exons ATGACGCCATGGAAAACCCTGATATGGGTAGGAGTAATGTTCCTAGGTAAGGCGCCGATGGCCGaagcgggaaggggaggagatGCGTGCGGAGCAAATATCATCCTTAATGCGGACCCTCATACAGGTAGGACATTCCAGTTCGACCTGTGCGATGTGATCAACTGTTGGGGCGACAAGAAAGCCTGGACTGGGTATAATGTCTACATGTGTCCATTCACCTTGGGATACCCGAACCCATGGGTAAAGGAGTGTAGCGCATGGATAAATGTATGGTGGTGGACAGGCCCAGACCAGTCCTGGCTGGATAATAGGCCAAACAATCGAGGGTCCTCCAAACCCTACTATGAGTTTAAGAGGAAGGTGAGCCTTTACAGGGGCTCTGTTTGGGGAAGAAAGCAGGGAGTGAATCCGTTAATCCTGACACTCAAGGAAGAAATACACAACCCTTTTAGTATGAAGGGATGGTCGTCACAGACCTGCTCCACTCGTcgcgggtcagaggtcagggagcATGGGGCGGGGGGCGTGCTCTATCTGATCATAAGGGCGGACGTGACAGGCCGAGACCCATGGGGAATTATCCGGATCAATCTGGGAACCCACACAGACCCAGGATTGGGTCCCACAGCCAGCCCTGTCCTGGTAAAGAGTTCGGACACGAATAAGATAACTCCCCGGGAGTATATTGCAATTGAGACAGGGTACGTGGAAGCAAACGCCTGGGTTGACCGAGTGGTCCAATACACCACCCAGGCAGCGATAGGGGACTGCTGGGTATGTGCTACGGGGAAACCCACACTCCTCATGAGTCCCAGCCCCTTCGAGGAAGGAAACGACACCTTCCGTTGCGCCCTCGAACTCATGTCACTAACCAACCCCTCTGCCGAGTGTAAGTCCTGGGAAACCTATTTCCCCATGGCCCCGGCCAATGTGACCCCACCAGCCTTTAGGGTGGACCCGATCAGGAACATCACTTGCGTTACTAACCTGTCCCCGTCGGATCAGCCCTACAGAGTGGGCAACCTACCTGACAGTGCGTGTTCTACCTGGATCAGTCTTACTGGCACCGAAAACgccaccatgctgactgtcagcaGAGCGGACCTCTGGTGGTACTGTGGGAAACGGGTCCTATATAATTGGCTACCTGTAAACTGGGAGGGGACCTGCACCCTGATCACTCTAAATGTACCTCTTTTCATTGCGGCAAAGAATCCAGGGGACAACACCCTCAACCCAATCCCTGATGAAATCGGGAGGTGGTATAGGAACAAGAGGGCGCTCACTGAAAGGGGGGAAAGGAACCCCGATGGGATATGGATCGATGCTATCGGTCAGGCTAGAAACATCCCGGACGAATATAAACTGGCAGACGAGGTAGCTGCAGGCTTTGAGAGCTTTCCACTTTTTTCAGCCATATTCCCAATCACCACCAATAAAAATGTCAACCGAATCAACCTGATCCACTATAACGTGCAGAGGCTGGCTAATCTAACCAGGGACATCGCGGAAGCTGTCCACGAGCAGCTATCACAGACGTCCCTAATGACCCTGCAGAACAGAATTGCCATAGATATGATCTTAGCAGAGAAGGGCGGAGTGTGCGCCCTGTTTGGTGACATGTGCTGTATGACCATAGCAAACAATACAGGCCCGGACGGATCACTAACCAAGGGCTTGTCTAAATTGCGATCCCTGGCTAATGAGCTAAAGCAACAATCAGGAGTCAATAACCCAGTGCTGAATTGGTTGAAAC aatgtaagaaataa